In Deinococcus sonorensis KR-87, a single window of DNA contains:
- a CDS encoding ABC transporter permease produces MTALPTPSVRPNPLHLFRGQGALIALIALVVFAAVRYDGFFSLYNAGSFFRYNSMFLLIGIGMTFVIVTGGIDLSVGSTAAMGSVLAALASPHGAVAGLLAGLLGGLAVGLVNGLLITRLRIEPFIITLGTFLGARGVAQLASNQAAVSVDSTGQFAQLGQGDVFGLPVPLVVLLLALLVCVPLLRATRFGRTALSVGDNEDAARLMGLQVDRTKLGVYALSGLLAGLAGVILAAQFGAGQPTEGVGWELTAIAGVVVGGTLLSGGRGSLLGTLVGVTLLGLVFNVLNFENGKGVISIDVFWQNVIRGVFLLVVVLLQSRSARRTR; encoded by the coding sequence ATGACTGCCCTACCCACCCCGTCCGTCCGCCCGAATCCTCTTCACCTGTTCCGCGGCCAGGGCGCGCTGATCGCCCTGATCGCGCTTGTCGTCTTCGCCGCCGTGCGCTACGACGGCTTTTTCAGCCTGTACAACGCGGGCAGCTTCTTTCGGTACAACTCGATGTTCCTGCTGATCGGCATCGGCATGACCTTCGTGATCGTCACCGGCGGCATCGACCTGTCCGTGGGCAGCACCGCGGCCATGGGCAGCGTGCTTGCGGCGCTCGCCAGTCCACACGGCGCGGTCGCCGGGCTGCTGGCGGGCCTGCTGGGGGGCCTGGCGGTGGGCCTGGTCAACGGCCTGCTGATCACGCGGCTCCGGATCGAACCGTTCATCATCACCCTCGGCACCTTCCTGGGTGCCCGCGGTGTGGCGCAACTCGCGTCCAATCAGGCGGCCGTGTCGGTGGACAGCACCGGCCAGTTCGCTCAGCTGGGTCAGGGTGATGTGTTCGGTCTGCCGGTGCCGCTCGTGGTGCTGCTGCTGGCCCTGCTGGTCTGCGTGCCGCTGCTGCGGGCGACCCGCTTTGGACGCACGGCCCTGTCGGTGGGTGACAACGAGGACGCCGCCCGCCTGATGGGCCTGCAGGTCGACCGCACCAAGCTGGGCGTGTACGCCCTGTCCGGGCTGCTCGCCGGCCTCGCGGGCGTGATCCTCGCCGCCCAGTTCGGCGCGGGACAGCCCACCGAGGGGGTGGGGTGGGAACTCACCGCGATCGCCGGCGTGGTGGTGGGCGGGACCCTGCTGAGCGGGGGGCGCGGCTCGCTGCTCGGCACCCTGGTCGGCGTGACCCTGTTGGGCCTGGTGTTCAACGTGCTGAACTTCGAGAACGGCAAGGGCGTGATCAGCATCGACGTCTTCTGGCAGAACGTGATCCGGGGGGTGTTCCTGCTGGTGGTGGTGCTGCTGCAATCCCGCTCCGCACGCCGCACCCGGTGA
- a CDS encoding PQQ-binding-like beta-propeller repeat protein codes for MLGLVTLALAVPPPQGGQSGTSQAGSPSYTSAQSTSGQQVYTAHCQSCHGGALQGGAGPALAGTSFTNKWATGSHTLQDLYDVIAHQMPLTAPGSLSQKQYQDVTAFVLSKNGYTAGKAPLTPQTLKVKLTAPKAAGQASGNGAGASSPAVPVPANLPQVVKSGGTASGTAPTDQELLNPQDGDWLAYNRDFRGQRFSPLKSITADNAAQLQVKCVFQLGEVGSFQTGPVVYQGLMYITSVHNTYALKANTCTKVWESDYTPKGPEPQPANRGVALYNGMVFRGTTDGHLLALDAKTGKVLWDTWVADSNKGYFLSAAPIAADGKVYIGEAGADWGANGHIYAFDAKSGKKVWEFGVIPTGKQPGAETWQKGAEHGGGSIWTTLTLDPANKQLYVSVGNPAPDFNGGLRPGDNLYTDSVVVLDTNSGKLNWYAQQVAHDTHDWDTAAAPLVYDVNGGKYMAVANKGGWLYIYDRATHKLVSRQETTTHLNAEKPVSLTGRRDCPGILGGVEWNGPALDTINNALYVNSVDWCATYKIGETRYVDGSLYFGGDASFDPVKDARGWTRAYNAATGAPMWQVKQATPMIAGVTPTAGGVIFTGDQNGDFMAMDAKDGRKLYTFRTGGAIGGGVVTYAVDGQQYVATTSGNASRSIWSTTGSATIFVFTVPGNGGK; via the coding sequence ATGCTCGGCCTCGTCACCCTGGCGCTGGCGGTGCCGCCCCCGCAGGGGGGACAGAGCGGTACCAGTCAGGCGGGGAGCCCGTCCTACACCAGCGCCCAGAGCACGTCCGGGCAGCAGGTCTACACCGCGCACTGCCAGAGTTGTCACGGTGGAGCGCTGCAGGGTGGGGCCGGCCCTGCCCTGGCCGGCACCAGTTTCACCAACAAGTGGGCCACCGGCAGCCACACCCTGCAGGACCTCTATGACGTGATTGCCCACCAGATGCCGCTCACGGCGCCGGGCAGCCTCAGCCAGAAGCAGTACCAGGACGTGACGGCGTTCGTCCTGTCCAAGAACGGGTACACGGCCGGGAAAGCGCCGCTGACGCCGCAGACCCTCAAGGTCAAGCTCACCGCGCCCAAGGCCGCGGGACAGGCCAGTGGCAATGGCGCCGGCGCGTCGAGCCCGGCCGTGCCGGTTCCGGCGAATCTGCCGCAGGTGGTGAAGAGCGGCGGCACCGCGAGCGGCACCGCACCGACCGACCAGGAACTGCTGAACCCACAGGACGGGGACTGGCTGGCCTACAACCGCGATTTCCGCGGCCAGCGCTTCTCGCCGCTGAAGAGCATCACCGCAGACAATGCCGCGCAGCTGCAGGTGAAGTGCGTGTTCCAGCTGGGTGAGGTCGGCAGCTTCCAGACCGGGCCGGTGGTGTACCAGGGCCTGATGTACATCACCTCGGTGCACAACACCTACGCGCTGAAAGCCAACACCTGCACCAAGGTGTGGGAATCCGATTACACCCCCAAGGGGCCGGAGCCGCAGCCGGCCAACCGCGGCGTGGCCCTGTACAACGGCATGGTGTTCCGCGGCACCACCGACGGCCATCTGCTGGCGCTGGACGCCAAGACCGGCAAGGTGCTGTGGGACACCTGGGTGGCCGACAGCAACAAAGGCTACTTCCTGTCGGCCGCGCCCATCGCCGCGGACGGGAAGGTCTACATCGGTGAGGCGGGCGCCGACTGGGGCGCCAACGGCCACATCTACGCCTTCGACGCCAAGTCCGGCAAGAAGGTCTGGGAATTCGGCGTGATTCCCACCGGCAAGCAGCCGGGCGCCGAGACGTGGCAGAAGGGAGCCGAGCACGGCGGCGGCTCCATCTGGACCACCCTGACGCTCGACCCAGCCAACAAGCAGCTGTACGTGTCGGTCGGCAACCCCGCTCCCGACTTCAACGGCGGCCTGCGCCCGGGCGATAACCTCTACACCGACTCGGTGGTGGTGCTCGACACCAACAGCGGCAAGCTCAACTGGTACGCGCAGCAGGTGGCGCACGACACCCACGACTGGGACACGGCGGCGGCGCCGCTGGTGTATGACGTGAACGGCGGCAAGTACATGGCGGTGGCCAACAAGGGCGGCTGGCTGTACATCTACGACCGCGCGACGCACAAGCTGGTGAGCCGGCAGGAGACCACCACCCACCTGAACGCCGAGAAGCCGGTGAGCCTCACCGGGCGCCGCGACTGCCCCGGCATTCTGGGCGGTGTGGAGTGGAACGGTCCGGCCCTGGACACCATCAACAACGCGCTGTACGTGAACAGTGTGGACTGGTGCGCCACCTACAAGATCGGTGAGACGCGCTACGTGGACGGCAGCCTGTACTTCGGCGGTGACGCGTCGTTCGACCCGGTCAAGGACGCGCGTGGTTGGACCCGCGCCTACAACGCCGCCACCGGCGCGCCAATGTGGCAGGTCAAGCAGGCCACCCCGATGATCGCGGGGGTGACGCCCACCGCCGGCGGCGTGATCTTCACCGGCGACCAGAACGGCGACTTCATGGCGATGGACGCCAAGGATGGCCGCAAGCTCTACACCTTCCGCACCGGCGGAGCCATCGGCGGCGGCGTGGTGACCTACGCGGTGGACGGCCAGCAGTACGTGGCCACCACCTCCGGCAACGCCTCGCGGAGCATCTGGAGCACCACCGGCTCGGCCACCATCTTCGTGTTCACGGTGCCCGGCAACGGAGGGAAGTAA
- a CDS encoding sugar ABC transporter ATP-binding protein, which yields MNQPTADPPPLLHMSHVSKAFAGVHALKDTELRVGPGEVHALIGQNGAGKSTLLKVLTGVYRRDAGQIQFAGEDVNFTSPPQAQRAGIATIYQEVNLVRLQTVAENVMLGHEPRRFGFIDRSGMERRAREVLGGMGLELDVRRPLAEFSLAVQQMVAIARALALDARLVVMDEPTSSLDDQEVERLFGVIRQLQARGVAVIFVSHRLDELYAVCSHITVMRDGRTVHQGPLSELSKLRLVSVMLGRAEQELMQQGQTGFQRTDADGTAGQPLLEIQDLRRPPHLQGVSLSVREGEVMGLAGLLGSGRSETARAIFGAEPGSGEVRLNGQAVSWKSPQDAIRDGLAFCGEDRKHDGIIPEWSVRENLTLALLPHLTKAGVVNRAEQRRVVDTFIRRLNVRCAGPDQPIRELSGGNQQKVLLARWLCTSPELLILDEPTRGIDVGAKAEIQSLISELAADGLGVLMISSDLEELLEGCHRVTVLRDGESVRTLAQGELSEEALLGAMAHGSDTAAHLPGDTTYGSVS from the coding sequence ATGAACCAGCCCACCGCTGACCCGCCCCCCCTGTTGCACATGAGCCACGTCAGTAAAGCCTTCGCGGGCGTGCACGCCCTCAAGGACACGGAACTGCGTGTCGGCCCTGGCGAAGTCCACGCGCTGATCGGCCAGAACGGCGCGGGCAAATCCACGCTGCTGAAGGTGCTGACCGGCGTGTACCGGCGCGACGCCGGGCAGATCCAGTTTGCGGGCGAGGACGTGAATTTCACCTCTCCTCCCCAGGCGCAGCGCGCCGGCATCGCGACCATCTATCAGGAGGTGAACCTGGTGCGGCTGCAGACGGTCGCTGAGAACGTCATGCTGGGCCATGAGCCCAGACGGTTCGGCTTCATTGACCGCTCCGGCATGGAGCGGCGCGCCCGGGAGGTGCTGGGCGGCATGGGCCTGGAGCTCGACGTCAGGCGCCCGCTGGCGGAGTTCAGTCTGGCGGTCCAGCAGATGGTCGCCATCGCGCGCGCGCTGGCGCTGGACGCCCGGCTGGTCGTCATGGATGAGCCGACCAGCAGCCTGGATGATCAGGAGGTCGAGCGGCTCTTCGGGGTGATCCGGCAGCTGCAGGCGCGCGGGGTGGCCGTGATCTTCGTGTCGCACCGCCTCGACGAGCTGTACGCCGTGTGCAGCCACATCACCGTGATGCGCGACGGGCGCACCGTGCACCAGGGACCGCTCTCCGAGCTGAGCAAATTGCGGCTGGTCTCGGTCATGCTTGGCCGCGCGGAACAGGAGCTGATGCAGCAGGGCCAGACCGGCTTTCAGCGGACCGACGCGGACGGGACCGCCGGGCAGCCGCTTCTGGAGATCCAGGACCTGCGCCGCCCCCCGCACCTGCAGGGGGTGAGCCTGAGCGTCCGGGAAGGCGAGGTGATGGGTCTGGCCGGGCTGCTGGGCAGCGGGCGCAGCGAAACCGCGCGGGCCATCTTCGGCGCGGAGCCGGGGAGCGGCGAGGTGCGGTTGAACGGTCAGGCGGTGAGCTGGAAGTCCCCGCAGGACGCGATCAGAGACGGGCTCGCCTTCTGCGGCGAGGACCGGAAACATGACGGCATCATTCCCGAGTGGTCCGTGCGCGAGAACCTCACGCTGGCGCTGCTGCCACACCTGACGAAAGCCGGCGTGGTCAACCGCGCCGAACAACGCCGGGTGGTCGACACCTTCATCCGCCGGCTCAACGTCCGCTGCGCCGGACCGGACCAGCCGATCCGGGAACTGTCGGGCGGCAATCAGCAGAAGGTGCTGCTGGCCCGCTGGCTGTGCACCTCCCCGGAGTTACTGATCCTCGACGAACCCACCCGCGGCATCGACGTGGGCGCCAAGGCGGAAATTCAGTCGCTGATCAGCGAACTGGCCGCGGACGGCCTGGGTGTGCTGATGATCAGCAGCGACCTCGAGGAGCTGCTGGAAGGCTGCCACCGCGTCACGGTGCTGCGGGACGGCGAGTCGGTCCGCACCCTGGCGCAGGGGGAGCTGAGTGAGGAAGCGCTGCTCGGCGCCATGGCGCACGGCAGCGACACCGCCGCGCACCTCCCGGGCGACACCACCTATGGGAGCGTCTCGTGA
- a CDS encoding ABC transporter permease, with translation MTNIAAPLRPRAPFPLHRHAALLALLALIVFNVVTTPRFLTLATLNINLTQTATIVIVGIGMTFVIATRGIDLSVGSLMAISGAIAPLLFLNPALAPSIGTPLAFVLPVLATGLLGAFNGLLVTRFAVQPIIATLVLFIAGRGIAQVISGGQLINFTQASFTALGSARVLGISVQVLIMLVLLAAAVFVLTRTLFGRYVIAVGGNPEAARLSGVPVDRIRMLVYVISGLLAGLAGLIVIAINTSSDSNLVGQNMELDAIAAVAVGGTALNGGRVTMVGTLIGALFIQLLRYTLLVKGVPDAAAIVIKAAVIIVAVALQYRRR, from the coding sequence ATGACCAATATTGCTGCGCCGCTGCGTCCGCGGGCGCCCTTCCCGCTGCACCGCCACGCCGCCCTGCTGGCGCTCCTGGCGCTGATCGTCTTCAATGTCGTGACCACTCCGCGGTTCCTGACGCTGGCGACCCTGAACATCAACCTCACCCAGACGGCCACCATCGTGATCGTGGGCATCGGCATGACCTTCGTGATCGCCACCCGCGGCATCGACCTGTCGGTCGGCTCGCTGATGGCGATCAGCGGTGCGATCGCCCCGCTGCTGTTCCTCAACCCCGCCCTGGCGCCCAGCATCGGGACCCCGCTGGCGTTCGTGCTGCCGGTGCTGGCCACCGGGCTGCTGGGCGCCTTCAACGGGCTGCTCGTGACGCGCTTCGCCGTGCAGCCGATCATCGCCACGCTGGTGCTGTTCATCGCCGGACGCGGCATCGCGCAGGTGATCAGTGGCGGCCAGCTGATCAATTTCACCCAGGCGAGCTTCACGGCGCTCGGAAGCGCCCGCGTGCTGGGCATCAGCGTCCAGGTGCTGATCATGCTGGTGCTGCTGGCTGCCGCGGTGTTCGTCCTGACGCGCACCCTGTTCGGCCGGTACGTCATCGCGGTCGGCGGCAACCCCGAAGCCGCGCGGCTCTCCGGCGTTCCAGTGGACCGCATCCGCATGCTGGTGTACGTCATCTCCGGCCTGCTGGCTGGCCTGGCGGGATTGATCGTGATCGCCATCAACACCAGCTCCGACAGCAACCTGGTCGGCCAGAACATGGAACTGGACGCCATCGCGGCCGTCGCGGTCGGCGGCACGGCGCTGAACGGCGGCCGCGTGACGATGGTCGGCACGCTGATCGGCGCGCTGTTCATCCAGCTGCTGCGCTACACCCTGCTCGTCAAGGGCGTGCCCGACGCCGCGGCCATCGTGATCAAGGCCGCCGTGATCATTGTGGCCGTCGCCCTGCAATACCGGAGGCGCTGA
- a CDS encoding ABC transporter substrate-binding protein: MKTRTVVLTTAALAVTIAAAQAATGLPKLAVKPTYRVCFNQSEMDNPWRLAQTASMQDQAKKLGWTLIFTNANGSAAKQASDVRSCIAQRVDAIFLTPREEKPLTPVVLEAKKANIPVFIIDRNVDDTVVKAGTDYVTFIGSDFYAEGKRAAEWLVKTTNGKAKVIELLGSTGSSPAIDREKGFHDYIAKYPGIQVIAAQTGNFTRDEGRKVMEALIQAHPDATAVYAHNDEMALGAITALEAAGRKPGKDITLVSIDGQKSALQAIIDGKLGATVECNPRFGVKAFQTLKDYAAGKPIAARLINQDRFFDASNAKAMLNSAF, from the coding sequence ATGAAGACCCGTACTGTTGTTCTGACGACTGCCGCGCTTGCCGTCACCATCGCCGCTGCCCAGGCCGCCACCGGGCTGCCCAAACTGGCGGTGAAGCCCACCTACCGGGTGTGCTTCAACCAGTCGGAAATGGACAACCCCTGGCGCCTGGCGCAGACGGCCAGCATGCAGGACCAGGCCAAGAAGCTGGGCTGGACGCTGATCTTCACCAACGCGAACGGCTCAGCGGCCAAGCAGGCCTCGGACGTCCGCAGCTGCATCGCCCAGCGCGTCGACGCCATCTTCCTGACACCGCGGGAAGAGAAGCCGCTCACCCCGGTGGTCCTGGAAGCCAAGAAAGCCAACATCCCGGTGTTCATCATCGACCGCAACGTGGACGACACCGTCGTGAAGGCCGGAACCGACTACGTGACGTTCATCGGCTCGGACTTCTACGCCGAAGGGAAACGCGCCGCGGAATGGCTGGTCAAGACCACGAACGGCAAGGCCAAGGTCATTGAGCTGCTGGGCTCCACCGGCTCCTCGCCGGCCATCGACCGCGAGAAGGGCTTCCACGACTACATCGCCAAGTACCCCGGGATTCAGGTCATCGCGGCCCAGACCGGCAACTTCACCCGCGACGAAGGCCGCAAGGTGATGGAAGCGCTGATCCAGGCGCACCCGGACGCCACCGCCGTCTACGCGCACAACGACGAGATGGCGCTCGGGGCCATCACCGCGCTGGAGGCCGCCGGCCGCAAGCCCGGCAAGGACATCACCCTGGTCAGCATCGACGGCCAGAAGTCGGCGCTCCAGGCGATTATCGACGGCAAGCTGGGCGCCACCGTGGAATGCAACCCGCGCTTCGGCGTCAAGGCCTTCCAGACCCTCAAGGACTACGCCGCCGGCAAGCCCATCGCGGCGCGCCTGATCAACCAGGACCGCTTCTTCGACGCCAGCAACGCCAAGGCGATGCTGAACAGCGCCTTCTAA
- a CDS encoding substrate-binding domain-containing protein, which translates to MTAQPLAEAPRTPAPTPSLGLRTQNMPTSPSRRLGMLVYGMHQYGPANIVQAVQQRARARGYEVIVSTQSELAVPDIVQSIRQLGQLEICGLILVIPFHTAELVQHLDMTFPVVLVNATTDVPATTVSIDHQEGSAAATRHLIDLGHRRILHIGGPSLWIDAELRHQGYLQALQQCGLEALPLYRGDWTSAGGFNAAQCAMQAGELFTAVLAGNDQMALGVLQALRQQGRRVPQEVSVVGFDSTPESAFYEPALTSVLQDFDLVGKKCLDELLRHIAQRDLSRTPRHFVLEPILIVRSSSGRTAPQLFPGEASRSD; encoded by the coding sequence GTGACGGCCCAGCCGCTGGCGGAGGCGCCCCGCACGCCAGCGCCCACCCCCAGCCTGGGCCTCCGGACCCAGAACATGCCCACCTCTCCGTCACGGCGGCTCGGCATGCTGGTCTACGGCATGCATCAGTACGGTCCGGCGAACATCGTGCAGGCCGTCCAGCAGCGGGCACGGGCCAGGGGATACGAGGTGATCGTCTCGACCCAGAGTGAACTCGCCGTCCCCGACATCGTTCAGTCGATCCGGCAGCTCGGTCAGCTCGAGATCTGTGGGCTGATCCTGGTGATCCCGTTTCACACGGCGGAGCTGGTGCAGCACCTCGACATGACCTTCCCGGTGGTCCTGGTCAACGCGACCACCGACGTCCCGGCCACCACCGTGAGCATTGACCATCAGGAAGGCAGCGCGGCCGCGACCCGGCACCTGATCGACCTGGGGCACCGGCGCATTCTGCATATCGGTGGTCCCTCGCTGTGGATCGACGCGGAGCTGCGGCATCAGGGGTACCTGCAGGCGCTGCAGCAGTGCGGGCTGGAGGCGCTGCCGCTGTACCGCGGCGACTGGACCTCGGCTGGGGGCTTCAATGCCGCTCAATGCGCCATGCAGGCGGGCGAACTGTTCACCGCGGTCCTGGCCGGCAACGATCAGATGGCGCTCGGGGTGCTGCAGGCCCTGCGGCAGCAGGGGCGACGGGTGCCGCAGGAGGTCTCGGTGGTGGGGTTCGACAGCACGCCCGAGTCCGCCTTTTACGAGCCAGCGCTGACCAGTGTGCTGCAGGATTTCGATCTGGTCGGCAAGAAGTGCCTGGATGAGTTGCTCAGGCACATTGCCCAGCGGGACCTGTCAAGAACACCCCGGCACTTTGTCCTTGAGCCCATCCTGATCGTGCGGTCCAGCAGCGGCAGAACCGCCCCGCAGCTGTTCCCGGGTGAAGCGTCCCGGTCAGACTGA